The Magnetococcales bacterium region GTGGAGTTCGGCGGAAAGCTCTCCGAGTTCCAGCATGTCGCCGAGGATGGCCACCTTGCGGTTGGGCAGATTGCCCAGGGCGACGATGGCGGCTTTGACGGAGCCGGGATTGGCGTTGTAGGTGTCATCGATGACGATCCAGCCGTTGGGGCCCTGACGGATGCCGCCGCGACCGGGGGGCAATCGGCAGGCGGAGAGGCCTTGCACGATGGCCTCGGGGGAGGCGCCGGCGAGTTCGGCGGTGGTGGCGGCGGCCAGGGCGTTGAGGGCGTGGTGTTCGCCGCAACCGGAAAGCTCCAGGTGGAATTCGTGGTTACCGATGCGGGCCGTGAGACTCTGGTTCAGACCGTCGATGCTGCGGGAGAGCAGTCGGGCGAAGGCCTGGGGATGGTCCCCGAAGGTGAAGGCGGGGCCTTCGGCCAGGGCGGCGAGCAGTTCGGCGTAGTTGCCGCCGGCGGGCAGCACGGCGTAACCCGTTTTGCCCAGGGCGGGCAGCAGTTCCGCCTTGGCTCGGGCGATGCCCTCCAGGGAGGCGAAACTGCCCAGATGGGCCGGATGGATGCTGGTGATGACGCCGATGTCGGGTTTGACGATGGCCGCCAGATGGGCGATTTCGCCGGGTGCGCTCATGCCCAGTTCCGCCACCAGGATTTGGGTGGAGGAGGGCATGCGCAGCAGGGTCAACGGCAGGCCGATATGGTTGTTCAGATTGCCGACGGTGGCGTGAACCCGGAACTCGCGGGAGAGGATGGCGGCCACCCGCTCCTTGACGGAGGTTTTGCCAGCGGACCCGGTGATGGCGATGACCTTGGGATTGACCCGCAACCGCCAGGCGGCGGCCACGCGGGTCATGGCCTCCAGGGTATCGGCCACCTGAAGGACGGGCACCTCCGGCAGGGGATCGGGGAGGTGTTGCACCAGCAGCCCGGCGCAACCCA contains the following coding sequences:
- a CDS encoding UDP-N-acetylmuramoyl-tripeptide--D-alanyl-D-alanine ligase; the encoded protein is MSQPSSLPDLALFQEAAGAVLADPSRLLPPLTGVSIDTRTLKPGDLFVALPGDRFDGHTFIAKAIELGCAGLLVQHLPDPLPEVPVLQVADTLEAMTRVAAAWRLRVNPKVIAITGSAGKTSVKERVAAILSREFRVHATVGNLNNHIGLPLTLLRMPSSTQILVAELGMSAPGEIAHLAAIVKPDIGVITSIHPAHLGSFASLEGIARAKAELLPALGKTGYAVLPAGGNYAELLAALAEGPAFTFGDHPQAFARLLSRSIDGLNQSLTARIGNHEFHLELSGCGEHHALNALAAATTAELAGASPEAIVQGLSACRLPPGRGGIRQGPNGWIVIDDTYNANPGSVKAAIVALGNLPNRKVAILGDMLELGELSAELHTSLLEPLLHNDITLLITTGKAMQALHEAAGRVAHMESLHRDNPEELIGLVAPLLHPDDAILVKGSRGMRMERIVSHLTSPQG